GCAACAAACATGATAGGTTTGTACCAATAATCACAATTTGTTGCATGATCGAAAACTATACAGCTATCAGAATTAGAAATATGTATCTCATTAGGCTCATAATAGCTTGGGATTTGGGGGTATTACATGCATTAGCAGCAACTTGTCACATTTGTTGCCAACAAttgtcattttaattgtttaaattgtCAATACAGGCATTTAAAATGAGCTGTAGcttcacatatttaaaaaaattaaaatacatttttggttaAACGACTATGAATTGATGATGAATGAATTCTCTATCAGCCAATGTGTATGTAatctcatacacacacccacaacttCCAAAACCTCCTTCATTACTACCAAAGGAGGAAAATTGGAGGGAGgcaaaaaaggaagaagaaaaaatcccATAATCCAGATGGTCCGAGCTGATAAAAACATATCTAAGATTATTCAGTCTTGGCAAAGTCCTGACTCCCTgggtttaatattttatttaatcctgCAAGTCGTGAAAAAAATGTACACCAATGAATTCAGTGAATTTACAGAGCAGTAAACAAAAAGCATGTTTTTTCGTGTAATTTGGGTTCATGGCAGGTGAGAGCCAGTCAAATGGATTAATGGAGCAGCAGACAGATTTCCATCGTTTTCTGTAGCACAAAGCACTGCAGGGGGGCGAGGCGTGCCTTCCTGTTTCACTACAGTGTCACTGCACAACAACAGATCTTTGATGAGCAGGGACCCGAAATGGAAAATCAATGACATAGGCAGGCATTTTGGAAGGATGTTCAAAAGTGCTCAGATAAAAATGGGAGTTGTTGTGGCCTCGTGCAAGTTGCATGTGGTTTCAGCCAGTTGTTAATTAAGGAAATCTGGATTCTCCAAACATATGTCAGAAGCATCTCCTGTAAATGGTTTACTAGATGAATTTGCTATAAAAGGGAAGATCTTGTGATTCAAGCTTCACAGTGACTATACAagtaatttaaattaaacttaatgTTGTCTCAATCCCGTAATGACCACCTAGTCCAATGAACACACCAGTTTGTAAACATATGGCTCATTGAACTTTAGCTGACAGCTTCAAACTAAATCGATGGAAAATTGCAACAAGGAAAAAAAGACCTGCAAAAAGGGCAAAAATTCAATCACCAACAAACAGCGTTTGACAAATGACTCATTTTTCAAGGGTCGTTCAATTTTCAGCGGCACAGTGATTCTTTCAAATCAACTTTGcctaatgaaaaacaaatatttaaaaagtgttacTTGCATTATTTTACACAAGCACACCTTAGAAGGCACTTCAGCGCAGAGCACTGAAGGGTGTGACTGGTATGTGGCCTCAGGGTGCATCTGCAGTTCTATAATATTTATCAGCATCTATACCACTGTCATAAATAATCTAGCTGTGGTCACCGAGGTGCCTATGGATTATGAATCCTGCACTTTCTCCTAGACAAAGTGACTCATCCTCTGTAATGATGCAGCTTTGTGATTCATTGACAttttctgcagcagcaccacGGGAACAATAAGATCATTTGTGCATCTTCCACTCAGCTAATGAGGATTGTATAAGCTCAAATTTAGGCAAGAACCGCAGTATTGAAATGGTGCTTGAGTCGAAAGCAAATGTCATCTCTTTAGGCAAATCCAACAGACAACAATCCATACCACACCATCCCTGAGCGCATGCTGCTTTTGTCTATGTCCACAGACTAGTGATGGAGGTCACTTTTGGGACTTGATGTGCAAGAGCattaatagtaaaaaaaaaagagcacatttatatatgtaaatatgctGTTATGTGCATATTTTAATGAGAATTACTTTACTAATCCACAAGTTATATTGGCGTGCAAGCAGCTGCATAACAAGATACAACACATCCCAATGAGGCCAGTCTGAACACAGATAAAACTGTTGCCattattaaatttttttccAGTGAAAAATCTAAGATATATGAAATTAGTGAAAGGGATAAATTGTCGTACTTATATACAATCATGTTCAAtgtacaaaataacacacattaGAAAATGTAAAGTACAAATTTAAATTAGACATAATGGCAAACTAGACCATAGGCTCAGTTACTATATGTCcttgaaaataaactttcaatcAGCCCAAGCGTTCAACCAACAAACACGATGAGGGGCAAATTTCTGCCTAACCGAAAACAATCGCAGACAGCCCACATAGAATGTTATCAAATTCAACTCTGAATCGACAGAAACATACATGTCCAAAGAGTGAACgtgcagaaataaacaaacttgCTGACCTCTGAAGAAATACAAACCGCCCTCACTAAGTTGCGTCTACCCATGGTCTTGGCTCTCTTGATCGCCCTCCGCTTCCTCCTGATCTCCTTCTTCGGCAGCCGGTGGTGCTCCTTTGCCCAAATGGGGTTCTCCTTGGAGAGGCTGACGAGGCCATTTAACACTATGGTCACAAACCTCTTCATCATTGCACCGGCGCTTTTGCGGAACTAAATAGTTACGCCATGCCAAGCAGACCTCTGAAGCCGAAAGCGGCGTACGCGTTAGAAAAGTGCTACGGAGGAGActtgggaggaaaaaaaaacactttctggaTGTGAGATTCaggaagggagggaaagaagggaggagagaaacaaacagtaagagagagagagagagagagggagtgaggttggcagggagggaggagggggtggacgCCAGCAAGTCGTCCTATTGGAGGAGTGTCCCCGGGATGTGCAAGTGGCTGCAACACCAACAAGAGCAGTTGGACCACAGCTGTGACTGGCAGGCAGGTCAGGACACTATCAAGTAGACTCAAGACAGGGATCATCTGTTCACTTTGTGTCGGCCAAACACGACTAGAAACACATGGTCTGTCTGTCGTGTCTGATGTGTAACGCTTGAGTGAGCGTCACGTGGAGGTAGAGGCATTTATGATTTAACttctgagagggagagggatgctTGACTGGTCCGATCTTCTAGTAGGATGACTCACACAGTCATTTCCTCTCACCGGCCACGTCACTCATTCACTCACGAGAAGGCAGAGCACCGGGAAGACAGATCTAATGCAATAGTGTTTTCTGAGAGCACAAACTTTAACGCAAAACATTTCTCAAAACGGCACAGACTAAAAACAAAGAAGGATAAATGGGTCGTCTAAACTTATTTGCAAAAGACAAAAAGTGGAGCAGTAAAAAAATTCTCCCCAAATTAAATTCACCATCACGTTATGACCAGAATTAGGCATGATTTTGCTGAGTCACAAAATACTAAATCGTCCCGTTCACTGAGGACACGAGCAGGTCGCCTTTGACTAAACAGAAAGTGCTGTGTAATCTGGACAGTTCACGCAGCCCAAATATGCCGAACGCTGCCCATCTGGCTAAAAATGGCAGTGAACCacatggaggagagatgaggtCATTACGTGACAAatgacagtgaaaaaaaaatgaactctCTGACCTGCCAGGATTTTTTTAAAGCCGAGTCAGAACACCGCTGTTTTACTGTACAAGCAGAAAACGAGCAACAGATCGAATTTTGAATACATTTCCTTCAAATAAGGTTAATTTCAAAAAGGACTTCAAGTGTGGGCCACAGTCTAACGACAGCCACTTTGCTATTAAAGACTAATGGAGATTTTATGTATTTCTATTCATATTTATTACAATTCtatattctttttatttgagAAGAATAAGACAAAACAATGAGAAAGTAGCAGATCCCTGCCTGATTCAATGAGTTGTTTAAAAAGAATCATGCGTCTCTTTGATTGAGAGCTGACAAATGCACATTAGAGGAAGGCATTGAGATCATCTTATTAACAATGGATgcttattttaaaagaaagaaaggtgacGTGGGCGAATGGAACAGGTGGGAGctgttaaataaatcaataactgGCTCCTTTCATCTGTTCATGGTGACTTTGGGGAAAAGACTTTTAAATTATACTTCAGTCACATCCATTACATTTACGACATTACTTTTTAACAACAAATTAGTTAGGATATTAATGCCATGGCTTGGACTGGGGCCGTTTTTAACAAGCATAACCACAACCCCCACAAAAATGAAAAGCGAAAATAAGATGCAATGTGTTTTTGTCCTGTACGTCACGCGCTGCCCGGCTCCGTAGTGTGAGATTAATGCCACTTGACAATCTACTCAGCTCAGAAGTTCCCCCTTAACAACAGAGCATTAGTCGACGCAGCCACACAGACCTAGATCTGCCCGGGTCTCATTGGCTGCTTGAGTCACGCGAGAAGGCAAGCGCGCGGTGGAGCTGCCTCTCTGCCCGACTGGCTCTTTGACTCTGATAGCCTGTCGGTGCCACAGGGTGGAAACATGCACCCGGGCTGCCATCACACTCAGTCCTGTAAAAATCGGTGGCAGCGGCAAACACCGAGTGCCGTGTACTCACTCCTGCAAACTTAATAGACTCTCTGAAGTTGTGCTTGTGACACTGCATTTTCAACCAATCATTTgtagaaaaaaatacacaactgaAGCGAGACTGAATCACGTTCGTTCATGATGACACCTGACTGAACCGACTGGCAACATATCCTGCTTTTAAGTCCATGTTCCCCATCGCTGAAGGCCAAAGGGGCCTGCGGTCTATCGCTGCAGTCTCAGCACTAAAGCTAACAAAAGAAGACCCAACAAAGAGGTGCTCCGATAGAGTTGCCATTCAGGTGTTCTATTCTCTGCTACACTGAGCGTCTTGAACAATGACACCACGGAAAACAACAGATGGAAAATTGTTCTTGACTGTACCCACTGCCTTAAATATAGAATGTTGTTaccagaattacacaaaaactagtggatggattaccacaaaaGTTAATGCAAGGATGTGGTATACATCAGGCAGGAAACCATAACAATTCTGGTatagatccagatcaggggacgagtttcaggacattttccaagaAGAAAATtaaggatcttgatgaaacaaatcaaGCATGTTTATGggaaaatctggatctagtgaatttaaagtgtgtttagaGTGCCATTCACGTCATTGTTATTACAAAGAATGTGTAGAGTATGACGTTAACACATCCTATTCTCATACACAGCACTGCAGTGCCACTTACTCCTTATATTTCCTGTATATTTGCAGGCATGTTCAATCTTGTGAAGAAACATTAGATTCCTTGTGCTAAAAGCATATAGATGCCACACAGACCATAATCTCTGTTCGTCAAGTTGTGACAAGCAGGCACTGTAACCATCTATATGAGAAAACCTAAGTCCTGCAGCTAAATGGCCTAACGTCCCGGAGACACCGTGCCGCAGATAAAGGCACGTAGTAGAGATAAAGTTAAGCTTTCAGGAACTGATCTCACTTACACAGTAGATTAGGGCAGCGGCGGCGGGGAAAGCAAATGGAAGGATAATCTCGTGTGGACGTGGTGAACACGGATTGTCAGGACACTGAACCGTCCCCCTTCGTGTGCACCTGGAACTTTTATGAATTCACGCTAAGGAAACACATGACTATCACAGGTAGATGGGGTATAATCCCAAATGCCAGAGATTACACACttctctttgctgctgctcatgtgagGAGAGGACACCAGGCAGTTTCCATCTTGGGCTAAACAATCAGCAGCTATTGAAGGTACGGATCTCATAATAATAGGTGATAATCAATAATTTCCTCATGCCTCAgggttgcgtgtgtgtgtgtgtgtgtgtgtgtgtgtgtgtgtgtgtgtgtgtgtgtgtgtgtgtgtgtgtgtgtgtgtgtgtgtgtgtctgcacttaCTGGCATCATATTGGCAGCTTTGGCAGGTCAAATCTAAGGGCATGGGCCACTCGGTCGGTTCTGTTCATCCACTTCACCGCAGTCTGCACAGACCCACCTTCTCTGTTAATGGGTTTTGCTTCCACCAGTGTGACAACCAGCTGGGCCTCAGTCCTCTCTGTGAACCCAAACCATGACATCGTGTTAGCTACTACAAACACCGGACACTGTCAGTGTATGAAGCGCTGGCTGGTCGAAGCAACGCCGGATGACCATAAATGATGGTTTAAATGGCCCAGGCGTGGCTCcgtgcagctgctgctacaAACAAGCCGACGGGTTACTCTCACTTTTAGCTAGCTTGCAAAGCAggcaaaaaagacaaaaccaagCGGTACACAACACCTCAGTGATAACACGTAATTACACAGTACTTACACTCACCACTGTCAGAGACAAGTCATTGCTGCAGCGAGTAAATCCACGGGGGCGTCGGGGACGCGGAGCTAGCCTGACCAGCTGTCAGCCAGCCAGCTAGCTTGATCTCCAGTCAAGTGTTAGCCGCGTTAGCTGCTTGAGCGGCGGCTACAGGAGGACGCTGTGCGGGCCGATCTCTCCGCTCTCCGTGGCTCCTTGCCTCGGGTCCGGCCGCACATCGGCGCCGGCTGTCGACGGTGTGGGTCTCAAGCACGCAAAAACGACAACATGTCTGCCCGGGGCGTCGATTTCCTCCGAGGTTGGGTCGCTGTGAGCGGGCTAGCGATGGAAGTACAAATAGCTGGGTTCCAGTTGTTGACGGAGGGGAGGGGCGGGGCCACACCGCAGCGGCAGCGGCGACGCGTTAACGTCGCTCGGTAAAGAGTGAAACGTCACGGTGATCTCCCGTGTGATCCATGCACAGTCTCCGGTGGTTTGAgccatacagtctatggtgggATCCTGGCTCTCAACTACaatacaacattaaaacatatgGAGATGTGTACAAAATCTCTGCAATACACACATCTCATGTTTACACACTGATATATGAATTTGatgctctttatttttgtttctggtgTCACTTGGTACCCAATCGGCTCATCgttgttaatgttttatcaGTATCCTTTAATTCCAGGTGAAGTTAAAATGTCTGACAGCTCATCACATGAAGACCACACAGACCCCAACAAAGCTGCTTGTCCGGTTCCACCAAAGAGAGAGGACAATAAGAAAGAAACGCAGAAAGAGAACTTGAAATCAGAGCTTCTGAGGTCAAATCTCTCAATGGCAGCAGCGTCACTTTTGATAGCAGCGTCGCCTTCGATAGCGCTATTATCAAAGGCCATCAAAGGCGACGCTGCTATAAAAGGCGGCGCTGCTTCCTAAGGCGACGCTGCTATAAAAGGCGAAGCTGCTTCCAAAGGCGACACTGCTTCCAAAGGCGACACCGCTCCCAGAGGCGATGCTGCTCTCAAAGGCGAccctgctcccagaggcgatgCAGCTCTCaaaggcgacgctgctcccagaggcaaTGGAGGTCGCATTGAACCAGGAGAACTAAGAtaagaaaaatgtagaaaaggaAAACCACGCAGCAacggaaaagaaaaaagaacgaCACAAGTATCGTCCTCCGCCAAAAGGAGAATGACCATCTCTACCTAGAGATGTAACAAATGCAGCGGAGGAGTCGTCTAATCACAAAGAGTGTGAGAAGACGAAAGAGAGCCCGGCCGATACTCTCTTTCGTCTGGGAGGATGGTAGAGGTCGAAGATCACCATCTTGTCTGTTTGAGCCGCCAGCTGGAGGAAGGCCTGCAGGCTGCAGACCGACTGCTCACTGGTGACTGTGTGGTGCTGCTGTAAATGCTGATGTGTGATGCACACTTTGATATTTAGTATCTTAATTTGACAgctatatattttaaaattctttataataaaaacacttcTCTATATTGTCTACTGTACGTTTTGTGCGACTCACAGAAAGGAACCATCACTGCAAAACACTGACCAATAAATGATGACATTAACATTTGAAAAGCAGGTTGTTCTTACACTCAAAATATTTCTTACGTTGTGTTTACAGAAATGTAAACAGGTTGGCTGAGAAGGATATGAGTTACAAATCTATATCAAATATGTGAAACATTTTCGATGTTGGAAGCaaaacttcaaagttaaacctGTGATATCACTCAACAACAATTTATGTTATGCAAATTAAGATAAATAACACATCTAGTAGGAAAATGCCGAAACAGAGGTAATTCAATGAATCTGCCCAGGACCCCCTACTGGTTTAACCTGGCCATGACTTTAAGGCCCTGATGACTTGGACCAGTCGAGTTGCAAGGCAGATTTCGTTGGGCACATCTGGAAGTGCCCCAGATCCGCCCACTCTCCCATtgttaacttcggcctgtgtggttaacgctcattggtgtttccatggcaacagtcttaagcttgggccgaATCAAATGACTCCTAAACAAGACTATGATGCTTATGAGTCAAGTTTTattcacacagacattcacgctattttgtatataaaataaaaaatatattttgccacagAGTACAGATGTATTGCgctttctgcacaacagcgccatctggatCTGGTGGGGAAGTGCCCTAcgagtagtttattacataaacctgttgactgtttaattctgctctaaagttgggcattttaacataggagtcaatgggactttctgtttcttggagccagccACAGGTGGCCGCCCAGTGAACTGCAGCGTTTTATACTTCCGTAtcggcctcatcgctcagcccaggatgtGGCCCCTtggtatgaactgaactttgaactagttcatgagaggtgtgaacttgcgcAACACTGCACAAGAGGCATACAAGGTTTGAAGAATGGGTTGTTTGCAAATGACAGCATGTAAACGTTTATCatgttttgctgcttttcacttttaaatgtgCAATAAAGGTTAAAGTCAGTGTTTGAGGCCGGCTGCTGCATGTGAGCCCATTACCTCCATAATACAAAAGCTATTGGCCTCTCTCTGAGTTTGAAGATACACCAGTGGCATCAAGTGGCCAAAAGAGAGAACAGACCTTGTTCTGTACCAAACTGTTGTAACATGAGCATATTGATAAAACGTAACCTATGTTGAGCCCAATTGTTTTAACATATTGGTTTGTTGACTGGAAGAAGATACGATATAGATAATGGATATTGTGTCGATGGACTAATGTACATCTGAGCAGATAGTTGTGCAAAAATGATTTTATAACAAATAACTGTAACGTACATTGCTGTGTGGCTTATGCTATGTATCAGGTGTGGAATGGGGGTCGTACACAGCTGCAAACACTCCAGCCAGTGTCTTTAAAGTGGTGTAAAGGCTTCGTCAGAGATGATCACATGAGTTGCAGCTTCTCaagagtgtttttttaataatttatataatattattaagAGACATTTATCGCAGTGCATCAGACAGGTTAGGAACCATGATATCAAAAGTATAAGCAGTTGACATACTTCATACAAACAAAGATACAAAGAAAACTGACAACAGGTTTGTgaggttttttaaatgttcctttattaaacaattaaatgGCTTAAAATATGGGATTTTCAAACCCTGAAGATATCAGACAGATATAATTAGGTGATAAGATGTAATTATCCCCTCATTGATGTGTTGATAGTCACACCAAATGGCATTTCATGGTGAAAGGAAAGGTCGACCTTTTCCAGCTTTCACCAACTGAATCCACATGCAGTGTGGACGACTACCGATCATTTAAactcattaataaaaaaacatgttgagtCAGATagaaaagtgatttaaaattaaaatgagcAGAGCTACATGACAGGAAATAACATGTAAATGTTGAtgctttgtttctcttcattttaCCTTCCCGCGAGTCTTCAGCTGAGACAGCACTTTATCTACCTGCAGGAGCAGAAACCAAAACTAATACAGTTTTCACAATACTTTGGTTCAATGGATAGAGTCAACTTAAAGTTCTCAGAAATCATATTTATACAGAGTGAAAATTAAGGAAGCGATCATAAGGATAGTTTGGGTTTTCAAACCATCAAAGGAGCGTAGAGAATACACAATTACAGAACATTTATAACTATTATAaggtatttataaaaaaatcttgagttGATAATTACAGTGACAAATATTCAATTCtgaattaaatcattttaaatggtTAAACAATTTGCAATGACTAGggatataataaaaaaaaatcacatcaggGCATTGTTGATTTCTAAATGTACTTTACAGGTTTTATTATGCATTTAGGACTTTTTGTAGCTGCCCAATTTTGTGATTAATAGAACTGCTAATATCATAAAGCActatggttgtttttttatttactataAATTATCAGTTGTGTGTTAGTGCCACACTAAGTAAATAAATGATATTTTGGTTGGCAGCTTCCGGCTTCGATACAGAACAGAAACACTCACTGTGATGAACCAGTGAGACTGTGGCCCGTAGTGCAGCTGTGACTTGAAGCTCATCTTACTGGCTGGAGCCAGAgcgtggaggtggaggtgtgggACGGAGCAGAACGGAGGAATATGAAAACCCATCCTGCACAGATTCAACGTGGGGTCGAAAGAACTTTGTAAATTGGAAGCAGTTCACTATagtgacacaaaataaaactttgatgATCTCAGcacagattcaagattcaataCTTTATTGTCACACAAGGCAGTTGTTTGGAATTAGCCTCAGTGTGCCCCAGACGAGACAACAATCGCAGCATAACAAAagacaagaaaataaacaaaccaccCCATCCCATAAAAACCCAACATGCATCTGTGGAACTTGTGGAAATAGAATAGGATGTCCAGAGAGTAAAAGCTACGTGTCAAATACTGAGCACAGTAAAATTCAGTGGTAGTTATTGCTTTGGGTTTGTAAAGTGCTGATGCAGCATCGAGGAGCCATTTATTGATTTGATGGTAGAGACGTGGGGAGAGGATTCACCTGACGTCATCCAGGTCCccgactttattcttctccagTATCCTCCACCCCATGTTTTCCATCTGCTCCACTatcaacaaacacagcaaatatGGCCCATTCATACAAActaataaataatcaaaaagaGAGTAAAATGATCATCTTGTACACTTTTGCTTTTTAGTAGAAACTTGATATTGATTCAGTGTCTGTATAAGCTAGAACCGCCACTGACCTAGCGGGACGTCGGTTCCCTGCAGAGCTTTACAGTTGTCGATGTGCATCCTGGGAACGATGAGGTAGTGATGAGTGGCTCCAGGCTTCACGTCCCggaaacagagcagctgctcGTCCTGCTCGGGGACAGACGTTGTGAGGGTGGGTCCAGATGTTGTGGAGCGTGTCAGTAAGTTGTCGGCAGTGTCTGTACTTACACTCAGCAGGATCTCTGTGTCCGTGTCGGTGTCCCTGATGCGGCAGAAGGCACAGACGTCCTCCTCAGACTCCATGACTGGTTTTTAAAAGTCTGATTGTTCACTCAGGTCGAAGTGAATCAGCTGGGCGtgtctgttgctgctgtgacGTCAGCGGAAATACAGGCCATAGAGCCTGTCCACGGCTGCGTTTATGGACACCACGTAAAATCAAACTTCTGAGTTCCAAACAATGTCAGACATCAAGAAGATGTTTACACCCGCAGCTTTTTGCCTCATTGAACCTTTCTCACCAAAACTATTTCAAATGACCGTATGCATACGTGGTGCATCCTGTATTCTTAAATAATCTGTGTTCCATAAAAACCATACAACAAACAGGTAGAAATACAGTAATAAACGTTCTTTAATCATCTTTAAATGCCTTTCAGCTTTCCGCAGTGGTGAAGAATGTTTCCGTAGCTCTTTGCATAGATCTTCTTCCTgcaaagaaaaattaatttactCAACCACAGCCTAGAAAGATAAATACAGACATAGGCTGAAGTTACTGAATATAGCCCAGTATCTGCATTTACGTAACGTTGGCCTAGCATTTATTATCATCTTTattatcatcagtactattattACTAATAACCATTTTTTAATCATGCTTTGTTATTGTTTCCATGAGAAATACAGCAACCTCAAACATAGCAGGTATGCTAATGAGTACATATATGGAAGTCAAATTGTTCAAAAAACCTAACaaacaaaaagtataaaatacatacacacacgtataaATGGGTTTGTAAATTTGCACAACCCATTTCCGGGAGTGTGTACTCACGGCAATAAAAGAGCTGGTCCCTGGTATGAATTTATAAATCATGTCGTCTGAGATTTGGCTGCTGGGGGCGAGCacgtggaggtggaggtgagccACTGAGATGTAGGGCGGTACGTGGAAACCCAGCCTGCGAAGCCGAACACATCAGCATGGTTATCAGCAAATTGACGAGCAAGTCAAAGTGCAGCTTTTA
This genomic window from Platichthys flesus chromosome 18, fPlaFle2.1, whole genome shotgun sequence contains:
- the LOC133973826 gene encoding adenosine 5'-monophosphoramidase HINT3-like; amino-acid sequence: MESEEDVCAFCRIRDTDTDTEILLSDEQLLCFRDVKPGATHHYLIVPRMHIDNCKALQGTDVPLVEQMENMGWRILEKNKVGDLDDVRMGFHIPPFCSVPHLHLHALAPASKMSFKSQLHYGPQSHWFITVDKVLSQLKTRGKVK
- the LOC133973825 gene encoding adenosine 5'-monophosphoramidase HINT3-like, which translates into the protein MASGESDTVAETCVFCLIANNQDRETEIISENKWMVCFRDIYPAAPHHYLVVPRQHIHSYLSMDSGHIGFIERMAEMGRNVLRDQGITDMTDTRLGFHVPPYISVAHLHLHVLAPSSQISDDMIYKFIPGTSSFIAEEDLCKELRKHSSPLRKAERHLKMIKERLLLYFYLFVVWFLWNTDYLRIQDAPRMHTVI